The Paenibacillus hexagrammi genome has a window encoding:
- a CDS encoding RusA family crossover junction endodeoxyribonuclease, translating to MPGRARPKGRPRFGRGGRVFTPPETLEYEARVREAAESVFAKPLEGDTLQAIIYVYVKGKNHADLDNYVKSILDGMNRVAYLDDKQIKDIHAYLRFVTDKADERVEVTMNE from the coding sequence GTGCCGGGTCGCGCCCGTCCAAAAGGCAGACCGCGCTTTGGTCGCGGCGGTCGCGTCTTCACTCCGCCCGAGACGCTTGAGTACGAAGCCAGAGTACGTGAAGCAGCCGAGTCCGTCTTCGCCAAACCGCTTGAGGGCGATACTCTGCAAGCCATCATCTACGTGTACGTCAAAGGAAAGAATCACGCGGATCTGGACAACTATGTTAAGTCGATCCTCGACGGGATGAACCGCGTTGCATATCTGGATGACAAGCAAATAAAGGACATTCACGCTTACTTACGTTTCGTAACCGACAAAGCGGACGAGCGCGTTGAAGTAACGATGAACGAGTAG